TTTGCGCCCCCGTGTCCGATTCCCTGGTGTTTGACTGGAAAATCGCCGAAAAGGCGAATTTCAGGCCATCAGTTCATGAACCATCCGTGGCTGGCCACCAGCGACTGGCCGGTCAGCGCATTGCTGGGGAAGGCCGCGAAAAACAGGGCCACTTCGGCGATGTCCTCGACCGTGGTAAACTCGCCATCGACGGTCTGGCCGAGCATGACCTTCTTGACCACCTCGTCCTCGCTGATGCCCAGTTCCTTCGCCTGTTCGGGGATCTGCTTGTCGACCAGCGGGGTGCGCACGAAGCCGGGGCAGATCACGTTGGTGCGCACGCCCTTGGGGCCGCCTTCCTTGGCGATCGTGCGGGCCAGCCCCTCCAGCCCGTGCTTGGCGGTCACGTAGGCGCTCTTGAGCGGCGAGGCGAGCTTGGAGTGGACCGAGCCCATGAACAGGATCGCGCCCGCGCCCTTGGCGTACATGTGGGGCAGGACCGCCTTGCTGGTGAGGAAGGCGCCGTCGAGGTGGATGGCGAGCATCTTCTTCCAGTCGGCGAAGGCGAAGGCCTCGACCGGGTTGACGATCTGGATACCGGCATTGGACACGAGGATGTCGACCCCGCCCCAGGTTTCGACGACCTTGGCGACGCCCGCGTTGACCTGTTCCTCGCTGGTCACGTCCATTTCCACGGCCAGCGCCTGTCCCGGATGGCTGGCGTTGATGGCATCGGCAGCGGCCTGCGCGGCGTCGAGCTTGAGATCGGCGATGGCGACTTTGGCGCCAGCGGCGGCATAGGTCTTGGCGATGGCCAGCCCGATGCCGCTGGCCGATCCGGTGACGATGGCGATCTTGTCGTTGAGATTCATGGGGTAGGCAACTCCAGTTCAGGCCAGATCGAGCGTGACGATGCCGCGCTCGGGGCACTTGCGGTTCTTCCAGCGCGGACTGGCGAACGAGCGTTCCACATCGCGGCGGCCGGTGTTCCAGTGGCCGGTGACCGTCATGCGGGAGAACTCGTAGTCCTTGCTCTGGGTTTCATAGTCCTCGCTGCGGTTGATCAGGTGCAGGATCGTGACCGGCCCGTCCTGGGCATGGGCGGTCAGCGTGGCGAGGTCTTCGTCGTCGGCGAATTCGGGGGGCAGCTTTTCGGCAAGCCGCGCGGCGGCGGCCTCCAGCGCCTCGATCCGCTTCTGCATGTCGGTGTTGAGCCGGGTGCGGCTGGAATAGCGGATGTCCTTTTCGCGGTGGGCGCATTCGGCCAGACTGCGCGGCATCATCCCGTGCGCGCTGAACAGGTCGACCTGAAACACCAGCACCGGATCGCGTGCGGCCTGCGCGCGCGGGGAATCGTGGAGGTCAGCCTCGCGCGCGCGCTCGTCGAGCACGAATTGCAGCGGCGTGTTGGAAACGATGCCGCCATCCCAATAAGGTTCGCCATCGACCATGACCGGGGGAAAACCGGGGGGCAGGGCGCCGCTTGCCATGATGTGCTCGGGTTCGATCAGCCGGTCGCGGTTGTCGAAATAGGCGAAGTTTCCGGTCAGCACGTTGACCGCCCCCACGCTCAGCCGCACCCGCCCGCTGTTGATCAGGTCGAAATCGACCAGTTGGAGCAGGGTGTCGCGCAAGGGGCTGGTATCATAGAGGCAGATCGAATCGGGCGATCCGGGCAGGGCTGCCCACGAAGGGGTCATTCGCGGGGTGAAGAAACCGGGAATGCCCGTCAGCGCCACCGAGGTTGCCGCCCATTCGTTGAACAGCCGCCGCCCCCAGCCATCGACGAAGGGCGAAGGGAAGGGGATGCGCGAGGACGCCTGTTCCCAGAAGGCATGGAGCGCGCGAACGCGTCGTTCGGGCGGATTGCCGGCGATCAGCGCGGCGTTGATGGCCCCGATCGAGATCCCGGCGACCCAGTCCGGGTTGTATCCGTTGGCGGCCAGCCCCTCGAACACGCCGGCCTGATAGGCGCCCAGCGCACCGCCGCCCTGA
The genomic region above belongs to Novosphingobium sp. IK01 and contains:
- a CDS encoding 3-hydroxybutyrate dehydrogenase, which codes for MNLNDKIAIVTGSASGIGLAIAKTYAAAGAKVAIADLKLDAAQAAADAINASHPGQALAVEMDVTSEEQVNAGVAKVVETWGGVDILVSNAGIQIVNPVEAFAFADWKKMLAIHLDGAFLTSKAVLPHMYAKGAGAILFMGSVHSKLASPLKSAYVTAKHGLEGLARTIAKEGGPKGVRTNVICPGFVRTPLVDKQIPEQAKELGISEDEVVKKVMLGQTVDGEFTTVEDIAEVALFFAAFPSNALTGQSLVASHGWFMN
- a CDS encoding patatin-like phospholipase family protein; translation: MADKRRERCVLVLQGGGALGAYQAGVFEGLAANGYNPDWVAGISIGAINAALIAGNPPERRVRALHAFWEQASSRIPFPSPFVDGWGRRLFNEWAATSVALTGIPGFFTPRMTPSWAALPGSPDSICLYDTSPLRDTLLQLVDFDLINSGRVRLSVGAVNVLTGNFAYFDNRDRLIEPEHIMASGALPPGFPPVMVDGEPYWDGGIVSNTPLQFVLDERAREADLHDSPRAQAARDPVLVFQVDLFSAHGMMPRSLAECAHREKDIRYSSRTRLNTDMQKRIEALEAAAARLAEKLPPEFADDEDLATLTAHAQDGPVTILHLINRSEDYETQSKDYEFSRMTVTGHWNTGRRDVERSFASPRWKNRKCPERGIVTLDLA